From the genome of Danio rerio strain Tuebingen ecotype United States chromosome 2, GRCz12tu, whole genome shotgun sequence, one region includes:
- the si:ch211-71m22.3 gene encoding uncharacterized protein isoform X2: MDSSEVTAMLSSPNPYHYPSQLEGLTRIERLFVFRDHPECIEVCCEVQPNRSYSVKDDSGNKVFSVTEADDCCGSQYAERFFVMNVTDNLNREVIRLVHPSVCTRCSSHELEVQSPPGTPIGYVRQNWHILLPKFTVENERGEPEFKIMGPSVFWTCCTDVNFELVPLNAAAVERSFGRIINPSYWAGPNPGANFVLEFPSSLQVKMKATVLGACILIHNMYYENKQ, from the exons ATGGATTCGTCAG AGGTCACCGCAATGCTGTCTTCCCCAAATCCATATCACTATCCTTCTCAGCTGGAAGGCTTGACCAGG attgAGCGGTTGTTTGTCTTCAGAGACCATCCTGAATGTATTGAAG tTTGCTGTGAAGTGCAGCCTAACCGCAGTTATTCAGTGAAGGATGACAGTGGGAACAAAGTCTTTAGTGTCACAGAGGCCGATGACTGCTGTGGCAGCCAATACGCTGAACGTTTCTTCGTTATGAATGTTACTGACAACTTAAACCGTGAGGTCATCAGACTGGTGCACCCGTCTGTTTGCACCCGCTGCAGCAGCCATGAG CTGGAGGTTCAGTCTCCACCAGGAACTCCCATTGGTTACGTTCGTCAAAACTGGCACATTCTCTTACCCAAATTCACAGTTGAGAATGAACGAGGTGAACCCGAATTTAAGATCATGGGACCGTCTGTATTTTGGACCTGCTGCACGGATGTGAACTTTGAG CTGGTGCCTTTAAACGCGGCAGCAGTAGAAAGATCATTTGGCAGGATCATCAATCCTTCATATTGGGCAGGACCAAATCCTGGTGCCAATTTTGTGCTGGAGTTTCCAAGCAGCCTGCAAGTCAAAATGAAAGCTACTGTACTGGGGGCCTGCATACTAATT cacaACATGTATtatgaaaacaaacaataa
- the si:ch211-71m22.3 gene encoding uncharacterized protein LOC100148868, whose protein sequence is MFTITVSKDHPECIEVCCEVQPNRSYSVKDDSGNKVFSVTEADDCCGSQYAERFFVMNVTDNLNREVIRLVHPSVCTRCSSHELEVQSPPGTPIGYVRQNWHILLPKFTVENERGEPEFKIMGPSVFWTCCTDVNFELVPLNAAAVERSFGRIINPSYWAGPNPGANFVLEFPSSLQVKMKATVLGACILIHNMYYENKQ, encoded by the exons ATGTTCACCATTACTGTCTCTAA AGACCATCCTGAATGTATTGAAG tTTGCTGTGAAGTGCAGCCTAACCGCAGTTATTCAGTGAAGGATGACAGTGGGAACAAAGTCTTTAGTGTCACAGAGGCCGATGACTGCTGTGGCAGCCAATACGCTGAACGTTTCTTCGTTATGAATGTTACTGACAACTTAAACCGTGAGGTCATCAGACTGGTGCACCCGTCTGTTTGCACCCGCTGCAGCAGCCATGAG CTGGAGGTTCAGTCTCCACCAGGAACTCCCATTGGTTACGTTCGTCAAAACTGGCACATTCTCTTACCCAAATTCACAGTTGAGAATGAACGAGGTGAACCCGAATTTAAGATCATGGGACCGTCTGTATTTTGGACCTGCTGCACGGATGTGAACTTTGAG CTGGTGCCTTTAAACGCGGCAGCAGTAGAAAGATCATTTGGCAGGATCATCAATCCTTCATATTGGGCAGGACCAAATCCTGGTGCCAATTTTGTGCTGGAGTTTCCAAGCAGCCTGCAAGTCAAAATGAAAGCTACTGTACTGGGGGCCTGCATACTAATT cacaACATGTATtatgaaaacaaacaataa
- the si:ch211-71m22.3 gene encoding uncharacterized protein isoform X1, which translates to MLPETCLSPLEVTAMLSSPNPYHYPSQLEGLTRIERLFVFRDHPECIEVCCEVQPNRSYSVKDDSGNKVFSVTEADDCCGSQYAERFFVMNVTDNLNREVIRLVHPSVCTRCSSHELEVQSPPGTPIGYVRQNWHILLPKFTVENERGEPEFKIMGPSVFWTCCTDVNFELVPLNAAAVERSFGRIINPSYWAGPNPGANFVLEFPSSLQVKMKATVLGACILIHNMYYENKQ; encoded by the exons ATGTTGCCAGAAACATGTCTGTCTCCATTAGAGGTCACCGCAATGCTGTCTTCCCCAAATCCATATCACTATCCTTCTCAGCTGGAAGGCTTGACCAGG attgAGCGGTTGTTTGTCTTCAGAGACCATCCTGAATGTATTGAAG tTTGCTGTGAAGTGCAGCCTAACCGCAGTTATTCAGTGAAGGATGACAGTGGGAACAAAGTCTTTAGTGTCACAGAGGCCGATGACTGCTGTGGCAGCCAATACGCTGAACGTTTCTTCGTTATGAATGTTACTGACAACTTAAACCGTGAGGTCATCAGACTGGTGCACCCGTCTGTTTGCACCCGCTGCAGCAGCCATGAG CTGGAGGTTCAGTCTCCACCAGGAACTCCCATTGGTTACGTTCGTCAAAACTGGCACATTCTCTTACCCAAATTCACAGTTGAGAATGAACGAGGTGAACCCGAATTTAAGATCATGGGACCGTCTGTATTTTGGACCTGCTGCACGGATGTGAACTTTGAG CTGGTGCCTTTAAACGCGGCAGCAGTAGAAAGATCATTTGGCAGGATCATCAATCCTTCATATTGGGCAGGACCAAATCCTGGTGCCAATTTTGTGCTGGAGTTTCCAAGCAGCCTGCAAGTCAAAATGAAAGCTACTGTACTGGGGGCCTGCATACTAATT cacaACATGTATtatgaaaacaaacaataa